From one Lineus longissimus chromosome 3, tnLinLong1.2, whole genome shotgun sequence genomic stretch:
- the LOC135485208 gene encoding histone acetyltransferase KAT5-like isoform X2 codes for MEATEGCRLPVQLKTVDGDWHMAEILSKKEVGGKTIYYVHYEDYNKRLDEWVTENRMNFRKMEPPKKDIKTPSKDPKAMNGSRPSSPEREMAPVGLGFGTIGGGGGAGSGPSSIFSSQKSASVTDPMNGIPVKKMPTAGRKRKNQDDSLSQQNDSQCTSYTSLSLTESELPKKPRQTGSMVAHHDDVVTRMKNIELIEIGKHRIRPWYFSPYPQELTQVTCVYLCEYCLKYMKSYKCLERHLAKCYLKHPPGNEIYRKANISFFEIDGRKNKAYAQNLCLLAKLFLDHKTLYYDTDPFLFYVMCEMDVVGYHIVGYFSKEKESTEDYNVACILTLPPYQRMGYGKLLIEFSYELSKCEGKTGSPEKPLSDLGLLSYRSYWSQTILDILMNLRVGENGERPAITINEISEMTSIKKEDTISTLQHLNLINYYKGQYIITLSQEAKEMHAKAMAKRKVRIDPKALHWQPKDWSKRGKW; via the exons ATGGAAGCAACTGAGGGCTGTCGGCTCCCCGTACAGCTCAAAACTGTTGATGGAGATTGGC atATGGCAGAGATTTTGTCAAAGAAGGAGGTTGGGGGGAAAACGATATACTACGTTCATTACGAAGATT ACAACAAACGTTTGGATGAATGGGTCACGGAAAATCGAATGAATTTCCGAAAGATGGAGCCACCAAAAAAGGACATAAAGACACCAAGTAAAGACCCCAAGGCGATGAATGGGTCGAGGCCTTCTTCTCCTGAGAGAGAAATG GCTCCGGTTGGCCTCGGCTTTGGGACTATAGGTGGTGGCGGTGGTGCTGGCAGTGGTCCAAGCAGTATTTTCTCAAGTCAGAAGTCTGCCAGTGTCACAGATCCAATg AATGGCATCCCAGTTAAGAAAATGCCGACAGCTGGCCGGAAAAGGAAGAACCAAGATGAT AGTCTCAGCCAACAGAATGATTCGCAGTGTACATCATACACCTCACTAAGTCTTACA GAATCTGAACTGCCAAAGAAACCTCGCCAAACTGGAAGTATGGTTGCTCATCATGATGACGTAGTCACGCGAATGAAAAATATAGAGCTGATAGAAATAGGAAAGCATAGAATACGCCCATGGTACTTCTCCCCTTACCCTCAGGAATTAACCCAAGTGACTTGTGTCTACCTCTGTGAATACTGCCTCAAGTACATGAAAAGTTATAAGTGCCTCGAGCGACATCTA GCCAAGTGTTATCTGAAACATCCTCCAGGGAATGAGATCTACAGGAAAGCCAACATATCATTCTTCGAAATCGATGGGAGGAAAAACAAA GCGTATGCTCAGAATCTCTGTCTTCTTGCCAAGTTATTCTTAGACCACAAAACACTATATTACGATACGGATCCATTCCTGTTTTATGTGATGTGTGAAATGGACGTGGTGGGCTACCACATCGTTGGCTACTTTTCCAAG GAGAAAGAGTCTACTGAAGATTACAACGTAGCGTGCATCCTGACGTTGCCTCCATATCAGAGAATGGGCTATGGCAAACTGCTCATTGAGTTTA GTTATGAGCTGTCGAAATGCGAAGGAAAAACGGGTTCTCCTGAGAAACCACTATCTGATTTGGGTTTGCTCTCATACAGAAGTTATTGGTCTCAGACAATATTAGACATCCTGATGAATCTTAGGGTTGGGGAAAATGGTGAGCGGCCTGCCATAACTATCAA TGAAATCTCAGAAATGACCAGTATTAAAAAAGAGGACACGATCTCAACTCTCCAACACTTGAACCTCATAAACTATTACAAAGGACAATACATTATAACATTATCACAAGAGGCTAAGGAAATGCATGCTAAAGCCATGGCCAAAAGGAAAGTGCGCATTGATCCAAAGGCTTTACATTGGCAGCCAAAAGATTGGAGCAAACGAGGAAAGTGGTAG
- the LOC135485208 gene encoding histone acetyltransferase KAT5-like isoform X1, translating into MATNKMEATEGCRLPVQLKTVDGDWHMAEILSKKEVGGKTIYYVHYEDYNKRLDEWVTENRMNFRKMEPPKKDIKTPSKDPKAMNGSRPSSPEREMAPVGLGFGTIGGGGGAGSGPSSIFSSQKSASVTDPMNGIPVKKMPTAGRKRKNQDDSLSQQNDSQCTSYTSLSLTESELPKKPRQTGSMVAHHDDVVTRMKNIELIEIGKHRIRPWYFSPYPQELTQVTCVYLCEYCLKYMKSYKCLERHLAKCYLKHPPGNEIYRKANISFFEIDGRKNKAYAQNLCLLAKLFLDHKTLYYDTDPFLFYVMCEMDVVGYHIVGYFSKEKESTEDYNVACILTLPPYQRMGYGKLLIEFSYELSKCEGKTGSPEKPLSDLGLLSYRSYWSQTILDILMNLRVGENGERPAITINEISEMTSIKKEDTISTLQHLNLINYYKGQYIITLSQEAKEMHAKAMAKRKVRIDPKALHWQPKDWSKRGKW; encoded by the exons atggccaccaacAAG ATGGAAGCAACTGAGGGCTGTCGGCTCCCCGTACAGCTCAAAACTGTTGATGGAGATTGGC atATGGCAGAGATTTTGTCAAAGAAGGAGGTTGGGGGGAAAACGATATACTACGTTCATTACGAAGATT ACAACAAACGTTTGGATGAATGGGTCACGGAAAATCGAATGAATTTCCGAAAGATGGAGCCACCAAAAAAGGACATAAAGACACCAAGTAAAGACCCCAAGGCGATGAATGGGTCGAGGCCTTCTTCTCCTGAGAGAGAAATG GCTCCGGTTGGCCTCGGCTTTGGGACTATAGGTGGTGGCGGTGGTGCTGGCAGTGGTCCAAGCAGTATTTTCTCAAGTCAGAAGTCTGCCAGTGTCACAGATCCAATg AATGGCATCCCAGTTAAGAAAATGCCGACAGCTGGCCGGAAAAGGAAGAACCAAGATGAT AGTCTCAGCCAACAGAATGATTCGCAGTGTACATCATACACCTCACTAAGTCTTACA GAATCTGAACTGCCAAAGAAACCTCGCCAAACTGGAAGTATGGTTGCTCATCATGATGACGTAGTCACGCGAATGAAAAATATAGAGCTGATAGAAATAGGAAAGCATAGAATACGCCCATGGTACTTCTCCCCTTACCCTCAGGAATTAACCCAAGTGACTTGTGTCTACCTCTGTGAATACTGCCTCAAGTACATGAAAAGTTATAAGTGCCTCGAGCGACATCTA GCCAAGTGTTATCTGAAACATCCTCCAGGGAATGAGATCTACAGGAAAGCCAACATATCATTCTTCGAAATCGATGGGAGGAAAAACAAA GCGTATGCTCAGAATCTCTGTCTTCTTGCCAAGTTATTCTTAGACCACAAAACACTATATTACGATACGGATCCATTCCTGTTTTATGTGATGTGTGAAATGGACGTGGTGGGCTACCACATCGTTGGCTACTTTTCCAAG GAGAAAGAGTCTACTGAAGATTACAACGTAGCGTGCATCCTGACGTTGCCTCCATATCAGAGAATGGGCTATGGCAAACTGCTCATTGAGTTTA GTTATGAGCTGTCGAAATGCGAAGGAAAAACGGGTTCTCCTGAGAAACCACTATCTGATTTGGGTTTGCTCTCATACAGAAGTTATTGGTCTCAGACAATATTAGACATCCTGATGAATCTTAGGGTTGGGGAAAATGGTGAGCGGCCTGCCATAACTATCAA TGAAATCTCAGAAATGACCAGTATTAAAAAAGAGGACACGATCTCAACTCTCCAACACTTGAACCTCATAAACTATTACAAAGGACAATACATTATAACATTATCACAAGAGGCTAAGGAAATGCATGCTAAAGCCATGGCCAAAAGGAAAGTGCGCATTGATCCAAAGGCTTTACATTGGCAGCCAAAAGATTGGAGCAAACGAGGAAAGTGGTAG